The proteins below are encoded in one region of Conger conger chromosome 17, fConCon1.1, whole genome shotgun sequence:
- the crlf2 gene encoding cytokine receptor-like factor 2, whose translation MASTMAWCTQLSVVLLLTSLQMNGKFTKATRFEGINPALIKLKVRQGSDGINVTWNRPNKKITHTCYDTNLQYRSQCGSDWLNFVLHSFSFVLGDLGRGCGRNYTFRARMRYACLYRSWSPWSPEKHWTEETVSASCFKAKPNLHLLISLIPAIFLLGLLMAQKPIRRLILSKVPDPKHIYDDLLKIDQSQLEQTFKDHNAECETFKIEIVQPEKEVEEEQSKQSADAGPTETVTLTPDSATLTPEPATLTPEPATLTPEPAALTPEPVALTPDSTTLTPDSATLTPEPATLTPEPAALTPEPAALTPEPAALTPEPVALTPDSTTLTPDSTTLTPEPAALTPEPAALTPEPAALTPEPAALTPEPAALTPEPAALTPEPAALTPEPAALTPEPAALTPEPAALTPEPAALTPEPAALTPEPAALTPEPATLTPEPAALTPEPAALTPDSAVRGPTGPSYSPAHSGYVYC comes from the exons ATGGCGAGCACCATGGCCTGGTGCACTCAGTTGAGTGTGGTGCTTCTCCTGACGTCTCTGCAGATGAACGGTAAATTCACGAAGGCGACGCGGTTCGAAG GAATAAACCCGGCTCTTATTAAGCTGAAGGTACGGCAAGGATCGGACGGCATCAACGTGACGTGGAACAGGCCGAACAAGAAAATTACACACACGTGTTACGACACCAACCTGCAATACAGGAGCCAGTGCGGTTCGGACTGGCTG AATTTCGTCCTGCATTCCTTCAGCTTCGTCCTCGGGGATCTGGGGAGGGGCTGCGGGAGAAACTACACGTTCAGGGCGAGGATGAGGTACGCCTGTCTGTACCGATCCTGGAGCCCCTGGAGCCCGGAGAAGCACTGGACGGAGGAAACCGTTTCGg ctAGCTGCTTCAAAGCTAAGCCGAACCTGCATTTATTAATCAGTTTGATCCCGGCGATATTCCTCCTGGGTCTGCTCATGGCACAAAAACC AATACGGAGACTGATCCTTTCAAAGGTTCCTGATCCAAAGCACATTTATGATGATCTCCTGAAGATTGACCAGTCTCAG CTGGAGCAGACGTTCAAAGACCACAACGCTGAATGTGAGACCTTCAAGATCGAGATTGTCCAGCCGGaaaaggaggtggaggaggagcagagcaaACAGTCTGCTGATGCAGGTCCCACAGAAACCGTCACACTGACCCCAGACTCAGCCACACTGACCCCAGAACCAGCCACACTGACCCCAGAACCAGCCACACTGACCCCAGAACCAGCTGCACTGACCCCAGAACCAGTCGCACTGACCCCAGACTCAACCACACTGACCCCAGACTCAGCCACACTGACCCCAGAACCAGCCACACTGACCCCAGAACCAGCTGCACTGACCCCAGAACCAGCTGCACTGACCCCAGAACCAGCTGCACTGACCCCAGAACCAGTCGCACTGACCCCAGACTCAACCACACTGACCCCAGACTCAACCACACTGACCCCAGAACCAGCTGCACTGACCCCAGAACCAGCCGCACTGACCCCAGAACCAGCCGCACTGACCCCAGAACCAGCTGCACTGACCCCAGAACCAGCTGCACTGACCCCAGAACCAGCCGCACTGACCCCAGAACCAGCCGCACTGACCCCAGAACCAGCCGCACTGACCCCAGAACCAGCTGCACTGACCCCAGAACCAGCTGCACTGACCCCAGAACCAGCTGCACTGACCCCAGAACCAGCCGCACTGACCCCAGAACCAGCCGCACTGACCCCAGAACCAGCCACACTGACCCCAGAACCAGCCGCACTGACCCCAGAACCAGCCGCACTGACCCCAGACTCAGCTGTGAGGGGACCCACCGGCCCTTCATATTCTCCCGCGCACAGCGGCTACGTATACTGCTGA